The Dehalococcoidia bacterium DNA window CGCCCATCGATTGACGACGGATCGCCCGCCGAGGCGGAAGTCACGCTCGTTTAGGCGAGGGCCCCTGCGACCGTTAGCCTGTCCGACCTGGCGGAGCGCATATGGCATCGAATGAACCGAATCGGTGGCTGAACACGCGTAGCCGCTCCGGCGATGCGTACGATGCGACATACAAACGCCGTGCGGCCGCCGGCGAGAACGTCCACGGCGAAGCGGACTTCGTCGAGCGATTCGCGCCCCAATCCGTGCTCGACGCTGGCTGCGGCACAGGTCGCGTCGGCCGCGAACTCGCGCGTCGTGGGGTAGACGTCGTGGGCGTAGACATCGATCCGGAGATGCTCGCGACGGCAGAGCGTAAGGCGCCGGACGTAGCGTGGCACGTCGCCGATCTCAGCGACGTCGCGCTCGATCGCACGTTCGATGCGATCGTCATGGCCGGCAACGTCATGATCTTTCTCGCCCCCGGCAGCGAAAGTGAAGTCGTGGCGAACATGGCGCGGCAGCTCCGCGTCGGTGGCGTCCTGATCGCCGGTTTTCAGTTGCAGCCAGGCCGCCTCGCGCTCGCGCAGTACGACGCGTTCGCCGCCGGCGCCGGACTGGAGCCGGCCGAGCGCTGGTCAACGTGGGATTGTGCGCCATGGAGCGCCGCCGCCGACTACGCCGTCTCCGTCCACCGCAAGCCGTGACGGCGTTTCAATCGCCAGCTTCCTGGCGCGACGTCTTGAGCGTCGTCGAGGCACACGCGCGGGAGTCGGGAGCGCAAGTCTGGACCGTCGGCGGCACCGTGCGCGATGTGCTGCGCGGCCGCGACACGCGCGATCTCGACCTCGCCGTCGACCAGAACGCACTGCGATGGGCGCGCCGGCTTGCCGATCTGCTCAATGGATCATTCGTCGCGCTCGACGATGAAAATGCGGTCGCGCGCATCGTGCTCGAGGGGCGTCACATCGACGTGGCGCAACTGCGCGGCACGATCGAGGACGACCTGCGCCGCCGCGACTTCACGATCGACGCGTTGGCGGTACTGCTCGGCGCCCGCAATGTGATCGACGTCACCGGCGGCCTCGATGATCTGAAGAATCGGCGCCTGCGCATGACTTCCGAGCAATCCCTGGACGATGATCCGTTGCGCATGCTGCGCGCCGTCCGTATTGCACACGAACTCAGGTTCGCCATCGAATCGCGCACCGGGGACGCCATCCGTGCGCGCACGCCGGCGATCAACGCCATCTCGCCGGAACGTATCCGCGACGAACTGGCGCGCATGCTCGCGCTTCCCAACGCGTATGACGCCTTTCGCGCGCTCGACGACATGCGCCTGCTTGATGAGGCGATCCCCGAGTTGGCCGCCGGGCGCCGCGTTACTCAGCCCGAGGAGTTTCACGTCTATGACGTGTTCGAACACAACATCCGCGCGCTTGAGGCGATGGACCTCATGCTGCGCGAAGTTCCGCACGAGGGCGGCCGCCCGTGGCTGCGCGACGAGCTGTGGGCCGCGTTCGAGTGGTGCGCGCCGCGTCTGCGGGCGTACCTCGGCGAGGAGCTGACGGAAGGGCACACGCGAGCGGCGCTGCTGCGATTCGCCGTCCTGCTGCACGACGTCGGCAAGCCGGCCACGCGTAGCGTCGATGCTGGCGGCCGCATTCGCTTCTTCGGCCACGCCCGCGCAGGTGCGGCGCTCGCGGCGCGTATCATGCACCGTCTCCGCTTCTCGACGCGCGAAACGCAGTTCGTGCGCCTCCTCGTCGCCGAGCATTTGCGGCCGGTCCAACTCGCGCAGAAAGGCGCAGCGCCGACCAGAAAGGCGCTCTACCGCTTTTATCGCGATCTTCCTCACGCGATCCCTGCCGTGCTGCTGCTTTCGCTCGCGGACGGCGCCGCCTCGGCCGGACCGCGCTTGACACCCGAAGGTTGGGCCGCCCAGGTGCGCTACATGAACAGTTTGCTCGTGCGTTCTCAGGAGGAGGAAGGTATAGTATCCCCGCCTCGGCTCCTGACGGGTCGCGACATAATGCGCGAACTGGGCGAGTCCGAGGGCCCGCACATCGGCAGGCTGCTCGAAGCGCTGACGGAGGCGCAGGCGGCCGGTGAAGTCACAGATACGAGAGGCGCGCTGGCGTTCGTCCGCGAGCTTGCGCGCAAGGAGCGACGTCGGGGCGTTGAACGCAGCTGAGTTTGGCTTTCTCGTCATCCTGGCGATCATCCTCGCCTTCTACCTGATCGTGCTGCGGCCGCAACAGCAGGAGCAGAAGCGCCAGCAGAGGGACATCAAGGACCTGCAGGTGGGCGATGAGGTGCTGACGACCTCGGGCTTCATCGGCACGGTGAAGGAAGTGTTCATCCCCGAGAGCGGCCCCGTGCAGATCGTCATCGACTTTGGCAGCGGCGTCGTCATCAACGCGGTCGCCACGGCGATCGCGCAGCGAGTCGCGGCGGGCCAGACGCTACACTCCGGGACGCTCGCGAGACGGGAAGAGGGAAGCTAGATGCGCAAATGGTGGGACCGCATCGCGGTTGTGCTGATCGTCGCGGTCGCGGCCGGCGCGATCTACGCGATCTGGCCGGACGAACCGGAACGATACTTTCCCGACTTCCTCAACCTGCCCTCCGGCCGCGGCGTGCCCGGCGAGATCGGCGGGCTCCAACTGCCCTGCCACACAGACGACGACCCCGAAAATCCCGCCGACAACTGCAAGGGCATGACGCTCGGCCTCGACCTGCGCGGCGGCTCGCGCACCACGCTCCAGGCCGATCCGCAGGGTCAGGACGTCGACATCGACGCAGCCCTCGATGCCGCGAAGTCCATCATCGAGAACCGCATCAATCCGTTCGGCGTGTCCGAGTCGCTCGTACAGCGCGCCGGTGAAGACCGTTTGATCGTTGAGTTGCCCGGCGTCAGCGCCGAGACGGCGCGTGACATCACGCGGCCCGCGGTGCTGATGTTCTGCGAGCCGCTCCAGGAGGGCGCGCAGACGGGCACCGGTCAGCCGATCGCAACCTCGCCGCAGGCGCAGCAGATCTTTTACAAGCCCGGCAGCTGCGAGCCGGATATTGATGCGGAGGGTAACGTCGCCCTGGCGAACCCCGATGGCACCATCGCCGCCGCCGAAGACGGCTCGGTCAGCCGCGTCACACCGACGTACATGGCAACCGGCGTCGGGGTGAACCAGATCATCTGGACTCCGGCGCGGGGCGACCTGAACGGCGCCTCGACGATCGTCACAGGCAACTTCCTCAAGTCGAATGCCGATGTCCAGATCACCATCGCAGGCCCACTCCTGCTGTTCGAGACGACGGACGCCGGCGAGGAAGTCTTCGGCTCGATGACGGAGCGCATCACGGGCTTGCCGATGGCCACCTTCCTCGACGGCGAGCCGATCCTTGACAGCGACGGCAGCGTGCTCGCGCCGACGATTCGTGGTCAGATCACGAGCGAAGGACAAATTAGCGGCCTGTCGCTGAGCGAAGTAAAACGCCTGCGCACGTTCCTGAACAACGGCGCCTTCCCGGTGCCGCTGCGCGTCATTCAGCAACAGGACATCGACGCGACACTCGGCGATACCGCGGTGAAGAACTCCGTCGAGGCCGGCGTCGTCGCGATGCTGCTGATCATGGCGTTCATGATTCTCTACTATCGCTTCCCCGGATTGCTCGCGAGCCTCGCGCTCGTCGTCTACACGGCCATCGTGCTCGCGATTTTCAAGATCGGCATTCCGGGCACCGGCCCGGTAACACTGACGCTCGCCGGCGTCGCGGCATTCGTCCTCTCCGTCGGCATGGCGGTCGATGCGAACATCCTCATCTTCGAGCGCACGAAGGAGGAACTGCGCAACGGCCGCAGCCTCATCCCGTCTGTCGAAGCGGGCTTCGATCGGGCGTGGTCGTCGATCCGCGACAGCAACGTATCGACGCTGATCACGTGCCTGATCCTGTACTGGATGGGTGACGCCTTCGCCTCTAGCCTGATCAAGGGGTTTGCGTTGACGCTGGCCATCGGTGTGGTTGTCAGCATGTTCTCTGCCATCATCGTGA harbors:
- a CDS encoding class I SAM-dependent methyltransferase, translating into MASNEPNRWLNTRSRSGDAYDATYKRRAAAGENVHGEADFVERFAPQSVLDAGCGTGRVGRELARRGVDVVGVDIDPEMLATAERKAPDVAWHVADLSDVALDRTFDAIVMAGNVMIFLAPGSESEVVANMARQLRVGGVLIAGFQLQPGRLALAQYDAFAAGAGLEPAERWSTWDCAPWSAAADYAVSVHRKP
- the secD gene encoding protein translocase subunit SecD, whose protein sequence is MRKWWDRIAVVLIVAVAAGAIYAIWPDEPERYFPDFLNLPSGRGVPGEIGGLQLPCHTDDDPENPADNCKGMTLGLDLRGGSRTTLQADPQGQDVDIDAALDAAKSIIENRINPFGVSESLVQRAGEDRLIVELPGVSAETARDITRPAVLMFCEPLQEGAQTGTGQPIATSPQAQQIFYKPGSCEPDIDAEGNVALANPDGTIAAAEDGSVSRVTPTYMATGVGVNQIIWTPARGDLNGASTIVTGNFLKSNADVQITIAGPLLLFETTDAGEEVFGSMTERITGLPMATFLDGEPILDSDGSVLAPTIRGQITSEGQISGLSLSEVKRLRTFLNNGAFPVPLRVIQQQDIDATLGDTAVKNSVEAGVVAMLLIMAFMILYYRFPGLLASLALVVYTAIVLAIFKIGIPGTGPVTLTLAGVAAFVLSVGMAVDANILIFERTKEELRNGRSLIPSVEAGFDRAWSSIRDSNVSTLITCLILYWMGDAFASSLIKGFALTLAIGVVVSMFSAIIVTRSFMRLSVATPLRRWLWIWTDDKPEPMGARPVPAAAGTEAADA
- the yajC gene encoding preprotein translocase subunit YajC codes for the protein MNAAEFGFLVILAIILAFYLIVLRPQQQEQKRQQRDIKDLQVGDEVLTTSGFIGTVKEVFIPESGPVQIVIDFGSGVVINAVATAIAQRVAAGQTLHSGTLARREEGS
- a CDS encoding HD domain-containing protein; translated protein: MSVVEAHARESGAQVWTVGGTVRDVLRGRDTRDLDLAVDQNALRWARRLADLLNGSFVALDDENAVARIVLEGRHIDVAQLRGTIEDDLRRRDFTIDALAVLLGARNVIDVTGGLDDLKNRRLRMTSEQSLDDDPLRMLRAVRIAHELRFAIESRTGDAIRARTPAINAISPERIRDELARMLALPNAYDAFRALDDMRLLDEAIPELAAGRRVTQPEEFHVYDVFEHNIRALEAMDLMLREVPHEGGRPWLRDELWAAFEWCAPRLRAYLGEELTEGHTRAALLRFAVLLHDVGKPATRSVDAGGRIRFFGHARAGAALAARIMHRLRFSTRETQFVRLLVAEHLRPVQLAQKGAAPTRKALYRFYRDLPHAIPAVLLLSLADGAASAGPRLTPEGWAAQVRYMNSLLVRSQEEEGIVSPPRLLTGRDIMRELGESEGPHIGRLLEALTEAQAAGEVTDTRGALAFVRELARKERRRGVERS